Genomic segment of Catharus ustulatus isolate bCatUst1 chromosome 3, bCatUst1.pri.v2, whole genome shotgun sequence:
AACCTGAGTAAAGATGTTGATGAAGTGGAGCAGCTAGATATGGCTTTAGCTCTTCAAGACCAGCGCATGCTATTAGAATCACTTAAAGTAGCAACTATGATGTCAAAAGCCGGGGATCAAATACCGGAATCCAGAGAGCAAACCTCTGTCAAATCAAGTGCCCCCGATACAGTGCATACCAATGGTTTGATGCCTGTAGATGAAGAGTCCTATGGTGCACTTTATCAAGCTACTGTAGAAACAACGAGGAGTTTAGCTGCTGCTCTGGATATCCTGAACACTGCTACAAGGGACATTGGTATGTTAAGTTCAAACCTCTGCATTTCACCACATGAAATGAAAGAAGATCCCAAGATAAAAGAACAACCTTCTAGTGGCATTATTCAGGATAAAAAGTCTGACTCTGAAAATGCAGATGAAGACAATATAGGAGCAGTTGGGGGAATTAACTTTGATAGCCTGAGTCAAAATTCACAAATGGAGCAAAATGGTTCTTGTGATATTTGTTACGATGTAGTGCAAAACCATGACTTAAATCTAAACCTCAGTAACTCCTCACTTTTGTGTAATGGCTTTCATGTAGAAAATGAATGTTCAAAGGTGTTGAACCACAGCGAAGATCTTGGTATATCTAATTCAAAACCGTCCAGTGTAGCAAATGGTGAATGTACTGCATCTCATGATGATGAAGCATTACAGtcttgcagctcctgccctgtaACAGCACAAGTTGAAGTAATACCAGCTGATCACTTAGTTAATGGCAGTGCTGATCATGTACAACTTCCCCATAGTGCTAATGAAGAGGAAATGTTAGAGAGACAAGAGCAAGAAAGACTGAGAAACATAGGTGCATTTTCACTTCTACGGCGTCGATCCTACAGGTTCCTTGTTAACCATTACTGGTCAACGCCAAAAGAAGACAAAGCTGTTGATACTTCAGATTTGGAGATAACAGAAGATCCTATGGGTCTTCAGGGAATTGATCTaatcactgcagctctgttgTTTTGCTTAGGAGATTCTCCCGGAGGTAGGGGGATATCGGAAAGTCGCGCTGTTGATGTGTTTCACGTTGACTTTGGGACCCaaacattttctctcccttctgctATATTGGCCACAAATACAATGGTGGGGGAAATAGCTTCAGCTTCTGCATGTGATCATGCCAACCCACAGCTCTCAAATCCAAGTCCATTCCAGACCCTTGGATTGGATTTGGTATTGGAATATGTGGCTAGATACCAAACAAAACAGCGTTCAATGTTTACATTTGTTTGTGGACAGTTGTTTAGAAGGAATGAATTTTCGTCGCATTTTAAGAATGTGCATGGAGACATTCATGCTGGCCTTAATGGCTGGATGGAGCAGAGGTGTCCTTTGGCATATTATGGGTGTACGTATTCTCAACGAAGGTTTTGCCCTTCAACACAAGGGGCAAAAATTATTCATGACCGCCACTTACGGTCATTTGGAGTTCAGCCTTGTATATCCACAGTATTAGTAGAACCAGCAAAAAGCTGCTTAATTGGACTGCACAATGACCATCTGAGTAGTCTACCTTTTGAGGTGCTGCAGCACATTGCTAGTTTTCTAGATGGCTTTAGTTTATGTCAGCTTTCAAGAGTGTCACGTTTAATGAGAGATGTGTGTGGAAGCTTGCTTCAAGCACGTGGAATGGTGATACTGCTTTGGGAGAAGAGAAAGTGCCCAGAAGGAAGTTCTTGGCAGGTAAAAGAAAAGGTAagttgctactttttttttgttttgaaggtgAAAGGG
This window contains:
- the FBXO30 gene encoding F-box only protein 30, with the protein product MEEHQQHLHCVNCVSRRCMTRPEPGISCDLIGCPLVCGAVFHSCKAEEHRMLCPLERVPCLNSGFGCPFIVARNKIADHLEVCPASVVCCTMEWNRWPVSYADRKSYENLSKDVDEVEQLDMALALQDQRMLLESLKVATMMSKAGDQIPESREQTSVKSSAPDTVHTNGLMPVDEESYGALYQATVETTRSLAAALDILNTATRDIGMLSSNLCISPHEMKEDPKIKEQPSSGIIQDKKSDSENADEDNIGAVGGINFDSLSQNSQMEQNGSCDICYDVVQNHDLNLNLSNSSLLCNGFHVENECSKVLNHSEDLGISNSKPSSVANGECTASHDDEALQSCSSCPVTAQVEVIPADHLVNGSADHVQLPHSANEEEMLERQEQERLRNIGAFSLLRRRSYRFLVNHYWSTPKEDKAVDTSDLEITEDPMGLQGIDLITAALLFCLGDSPGGRGISESRAVDVFHVDFGTQTFSLPSAILATNTMVGEIASASACDHANPQLSNPSPFQTLGLDLVLEYVARYQTKQRSMFTFVCGQLFRRNEFSSHFKNVHGDIHAGLNGWMEQRCPLAYYGCTYSQRRFCPSTQGAKIIHDRHLRSFGVQPCISTVLVEPAKSCLIGLHNDHLSSLPFEVLQHIASFLDGFSLCQLSRVSRLMRDVCGSLLQARGMVILLWEKRKCPEGSSWQVKEKVWRFSTAFCTVNEWKFADIVSMADHLKKCSYNAVERREEAVPLPCMCVTRELTKEGRSLRSVLKPVL